tcactggctgccaattagtttccgggcaaagtataaagtgttggttattacctttaaagccctacatggttttggtccaggttacctgcgggattgacTTCTCCCATACTATCAGCCCCGCAcacccaggtcctctgggaagaacctacttcagctagcaaaaactagattaacaactgttaccaagaggaccttctctgccgctaccagactgtggaatgtatttatttatttatttatttatttatttattacatttttataccgcccaatagccgaagctctctgggcggttcacaaaaattaatggccTGTCGGGAGAGACccaccagcttaatagtctttctgaattgaaaaaagctataaagatggatctcttctggcaggcctacccagtcgaattttaaaatgtcttgaaaaattttaggattttaataatgtattgattttatgttttgaatcagttttatgtatatttttgtattcaatgttgttccccacctcgatccagggggagaggcggataagaggTAAtgataaagataataataatgtcaaaaactgtgttgacattttcacagaatcgtagaatagtagagttggaaggggcctataaggccatcgagtccaaccccttctcagtgcaggaatccaccctaaagctgtcCTCTACAaaaccaagatctctttcttgcttgATCACCAGCTCAGATTCaatcagattatacttgaagttgggagtttttctccaacatgcatcactttacacttgcttacattgaatggccattgtgccatttggatgcccgctctcccagcttATGCAGTTGCATCAGAGTCTGTCTCATAAGTGGACCAGTGTTTCTGAGAAGGCCCTTCCTCAAGTGCATTTCCTGGGAGAAAGGGTACTCTGGGAGTCAGGTAGGCTCTCCCACCATGGCTCTGAGTATCCCACCGGATACACTGCGACCTGTGCTCTGTAGAGCTGAGGGTGGTGGGAGGAAAATCGGGAATCACGGCTGGGCTCAGGACAGGGTGGAAAGTGTTGCTGGGAACCTTGGATGATGCATCACTGCTACAGGACCCCAAACCTTGCCCTAGGATTACAGTAGGAGAAGGTTGTTCCTGAGTATTAGACTCCTCCTCCAAAGAAGTCTCTGTGTGCACACTTTGATCGTATTGCTGGGCACCCCGCTTGCGGAATCTCTTTGCAAGCACCAAGCAATTAAAAGGCATCTCCCCAGTGAGAGTTGTCTGATGATATATAAGGCTTCTCCTCtcactaaagctctttccacactgcagacattgaaaaggtttctctcccgtgtgaattctttgatgtctagcAAGGCCAGGCTTATCGGTaaaactctttccgcactccagacattcaaatggtttctcccctgtgtgcattCGTTGATGTAAAGTAAGGCAGTTCTTCgcactgaacctctttccacactctaggcatttaaatggcttctccccggtgtgagttctttgatgtacaTCAAGAGCACTACTGAAGAGGaatccctttccacactccaggcatttaaatggcttctccccggtATGCTTTCTTTGATGACCTTGAAGGGCACCCTTCTGGCAGAATCTCTTCCCACATTCCaagcattcaaatggtttctcccctgagtgtATTCTTTTATGGACAGTAAGTGCCCCCTTCTCCCTAAATGTTTTTCCACACCCCAGACAggtaaatggtttctctcctgtgtgaattctttgatgtctagcAAGATCATGCTTATCACTGAAACTCTTTCTGCACTCCAGACATTTATACGGCTTGTCTTCTCTGTGAATAAGCTGATGACGTGTAACGCTGTACCTAGAaaagaatctctttccacactgcaaacattcaaatggtttctcttccgtgtctgtgtgaattctttgatgtattgCAAGGCTCACCTTCCacctgaagttctttccacactccaagcattcaaatggtttctcccctgagtgtATTCTTTGATGGGCAATAAGTACCCTCTTCTGACTAAATGCTTTCCCACACTCCAGACAggtaaatggtttctctcctgtgtgaattctttgatgtttagcaAGGTCATGCTTATCGCTGAAACTCTTTCTGCATTCCAGACATTTTAATGGCTTGTCTTCTTTGTGAACTAATTGATGGCGTGTAACGCTGTATTGGGAaaagaatctctttccacactgcgaacattcaaatggtttctcatCTGTGTGAATTCGCTGATGTATTTCAAGGGTCCCCTTCCatctgaaggtctttccacactgcgaacattcaaatggtttctcccctgtgtgcatcCTTTGATGTAAAGAAAGGCCGTTCTTCGacttgaagctctttccgcactccaagcatttaaaaggCTTCTCCCCAGAGTGCCTTCTTTGATGGACAGTAAGTGCCCCCTTCTGAGTAAATGCTTTCCCACACTCCAGACAggtaaatggtttctctcctgtgtgaactctttgatgTTTAGCAAGGTCATGCTTATTGCTGAAACTCTTTCTGCATTCCAGACATTTTAATGGCTTGTCTTCTCTGTGAACTAATTGATGGTGTGTAACGCTGTATTTGGAaaagaatctctttccacactgcgaacattcaaatggtttctctgcTGCGCCTGCGTGAATTCGCTGATGTATTTCAAGGGTCCCCTTCCatctgaaggtctttccacactgcgaacattcaaatggtttctcccctgtgtgcatcCTTTGATGTAAAGAAAGGCCATTCTTCGACttgaagctctttctgcactccaagcatttaaatggcttctcctcgGAGTGTCTTCTTTGATGGGCAGTAAGTGCCCCCTCCTCCCTAAATGCTTTTCCACAGGACCGACAGATaaacggtttctctcctgtgcggattctttgatgtaaagaaaGGCCATTCTTCgacttgaagctctttccacactccaagcatttaaatggcttctccctgGAATGTCGTCTTTGATGAGCAGTAAGTGCCCCCTTCTCCCTAAATGCTTTTCCACAGGACCGACAGATaaacggtttctctcctgtgtgaattctttgatgtctagcAAGGCCATGCTTATCGCCAAAATTCTTGCTGCATTCCAAACATTTAAATGGCTTGTCTTCTCTGTGAATTATCTGATGACGTGTAACACTGTGCCTGGAAAGGAATCTCTTTCTGCAGtgcgaacattcaaatggtttctctcctctgTCTGTGTGAATTCGCTGATGTATTGTAAGGGTTCCCTTCcacttgaagctctttccacactgtgaacattcaaatggtttctccccggtATGCATTCTTTGATGTTTAGTTAGGCTGTTCTtcaaactgaagctctttccgcactccaagcatttaaatggcttctccccggtgtgagttctttgatgctctTGAAGGTCAATACTGCGGTAGAATGCCTTTCCACATtctaggcatttaaatggcttttcCCCACTGTGTCTTCTCTGATGCAGTTGAAGAGCAGCCTTCCGGCAGAATCTCTTTTCACACTCCAAGCATTCGAACGATTTCTTCCCAGAGTGTGTTTTTTGATGAACAGTAAGTGCCCTCTTCTGACGAAATACTTTTCCACAATCCAGACAGtcaaatggcttctcccctgtgtgcgttCTTTGATGGGCGCGGAGGTCAGCATTGCCCTtgaatctctttccacattcaTGGCATTTATGTCGTTTCTTTGCTCCATTGGTTGTACCATGGTCACCCAGAGTTGATTTATGAGAGATCGTTTTTCCAGACACAGGGGGTTTCTTCTCTCTCGCTtctttgggtgttttttgttgtacCATCACTGCATGAAGGTCGGAATGCAGACATATATTCCTCTCTTTATTTCTTGGCTTCCCCTCCCGCTAGTTCATCCCAGTTTTCCCCACACTGCCCCGGCTGAAAGAAATAGAGAAAGGCAATATGAGTGCAAAAAGAGGGGCACTTCCAAATTAGAGAATCAACTCGTTGTTCCCACCACTTATAAGGGAAAAATTCAGTTGCCAAACCCTAATCAAACTTCATCTCCGGAAGCATAATCAGAAACAAGGACTCCAACAATAATTTAAGGGAAACTGGGAATGCTCAAACCCCAGCAGAGTTCATTTTCAAAGTTATGCATTGGCCTCCCCCATTGAGAGACGGCTAGcccaatttctcccccccccccacaaaacccctCTAGAATGAGGAAGAGGGGCAGACCTCAATGTTACAAGGCCATGATCCAGGCAAGCCATGACTTCACACAGACTCTCCACTGGGACTGGTTTTTGCACTCTCTTACATGGTGATATCATGTACCCAACATACTACATGCTGCTTATCCTACCAAATCTGAGATAcaacttcctgtcacttgactGGCTGGTCCAAGGAATACAGAATACATATATTCTAGGAAGGTGAATAAACTGTCAAGCAAAGGTGTATTGCTACCAGGAAGAGACAAAATTGGGCACAGtatagacatagaatcatagaatggtagagttggaagggacctccaaggtcatcaattccaacccccctgctcaatgcaggaatccaccctaaagcatacctgacagatggtcataCCTTACATGCTAGTAAGGTGGATTttttacatgtatttattttattcatttgcaaCATTCATATACTGCTTcacatctaaaacagattccaaagcAGTGAATATAAATGGtgaaatagtaaaataaatacaaattaattaaaaatccTTCTCGGCAAGAAAGTGGACTTCACAGTTAAATGTAACTGATTTTTTTGTACACTGCCTTTAGAGATTCCTTTTGCCTTATAGGTAAgcccttttaaataaatatttcaatagtttctcccctgtgtgagctATCTGATGTACAGATCTAAAGAGAAATCTCTTTTTACACTacaagcatttaaatggcttctcccctgagtggattctttgatggacAGTAAGTGCCCCTTCTGACTAAGTGTTTTCCCACattccagacagataaatggtctctcttctgtgtgaattctttgacaTTTAGCCACAtagtggatttgatttaaatcactactcagaaatactcgatttaatcatgtgactccccccacccaaaagtgacccattcttgctggtataatcttaatatttacaaccagatgaaggtttcatttttagaatagcaacttttcagattagttttacaattgtatcaaaaaatactgatttggttatactattagaaacacatcatagatagataattatgaaatttttgcgaggtgaactatctccagttgaataggttaatcattcatatttggacaacttttctgctgtactttattggaaggagaaaaataatcttacagaaacctctggaagaacaTGAcactgtgaatggattaatggaattcatttaccaaagaATTTAAACAgcttcatgctacataattaaaaactattccttatttcatgatgaatggACCATAATgaatcttaaatagaaaactatctttagatagatttttcctcaaaaagctttttattaaaaaaaatccgatttaaataaaaaaaaatccgattcaaataaaaaaaaatcctgttttttgtttgtttgttttttaaattattgatttttatccaccctgtggATAATGCTGAAACTGTTTCCACACAACAAATAAAATAGTGCCAGGGGACATTttggcaaccaggttgatcagggctctggaaacaaagccctatgaagagagactgaaagaattgggcatgtttagcctggagaagagaagattgaggggagaggcctgatagcactcttcaaatacttgaaaggttgtcacacagaggagggccaggatctcttcttgatcctcccagagtgcaggacatggaataatgggctcaagtgaaaggaagtgtgcactttaataaaccttttactaataatattattgtagaagattccttggttccacccttgcctttggcttattttttactcctcaagtgacaggaagccagattcctgctgggcctcaggagaaacttcctgactgtttgagcagtacgacaatggaaccagttgcctagggaggttgtgggctctcccacactagaggccttcaagacgcagctggacaaccatctgtcagggatgctttagggtggattcctgcattgagctccttgtaggccccttccaactctgctattctatgatttgaaagGCAATGTCTACTTCAGTTTAGTTGAGCTGTAGAAGCACAAATGCAGGAGGTGCTCTGCCCACTGTAGATTAAATCAAAAGACTTTCCAAGGTCACATTCAGTTAAATTTAGTGAGGCTGTTGCAGCATCTACATTTTGGAATTCAAGAGTGCTTGCCCAATTCCTCCCCCCAAAATACCTAATCTCAGCTTTACAAGGCCAGAGTCTGGGCAAGCCAACTGTTTACACAGACTGTCAGGACCCTGAGTCCTCAGTCTTGAGCCAGGACTCTCCATTTCTACTGCTTCTGCCTTCTTTTATGTGTGCTACCCATCAGAGCAGATCATACCACAGTACTGGAGTAATGAACTCCACAGCGTGGATTCCAGACACCAACCTGGTAAAAGCAATTTGTAATCCTTGCAGTAAACAAACCCTCCTGAAAGTAGCCCCACACATGTCACAGTGCAGTAGTCTAACTTTAACATTGGCAAGGCTTGTCAAAAAGTGACGAAGAGCCCTGAGGAGGGAAGTGCTGTGAGGAATGCAGTGGATGACTAAAGATCTTAAAAATGTTTTAGATAAATAGTAAATATTCGCCAGATCCATCAGGTAGGAAAATCCAAACAGAGCAAACAATATCTGTCAAATGCGATCTTCGTTAGTcctcaaaaaaaaagaaaaatgcggACCTCCTCTTTTAAGGGTGCCCCCATCCCTTCCTTTTCTGCCACTGCTTTttctccatccccacccaccccataggaCCATACAGAGCTCTTTGATCCTCTTCAATACCCCTCTGCGGGACTGGGTGGATCACTGAGTGGATCCTGCAAACAGCAACCATGTGGATCTTTGGGTCCCCACTTGGCGACTGGGGTACATGGACcaaacccacccatccaccctatgcttccctccctctctcttctaaAAGGGggcttttctcttcctcccccaaagCAAAGCATCGgtgcctccgcctccgcctcctcctccgccgccgccctgCAATGCAGCCCCCTCACCTCTTTGCCCTCCCCGCggaccagcctcctcctcctcctcctcacagggGAATCTCACCGATCTGATTCCCCTCCCGGAACACAAAACCTCGTGCAGCTCCTAGTGttcccccccaattgtggaacttcctgcctctcTAGGAACCAAGACTCGGTTGAGATTAACCCTTTGAAGGACCGAAGGGCAGGAGCTGGGCTGCCccccttcctgctgcctcccTTCCCCGGAGCTTTTAGGCGGCTTCTCTTGGCTCCTTCCGAGctgctgctttcccctcccctgaaGACCCTGGGAGAGGCGGGGAGGGAGTCCGGGCTCCGGCTGCAGGGGAGGCGGGCAGGGCCGGCGGTGCTTCTTCTCCTTCCGCAGAGCTGGCCAGAAACCCCTTCgattagttcagccttccccgatctgttgccctccagatgagtttgactgcaattcccatcatccccagtcagcacggCCGCCAGCCATGTGTGTGCTCAGATTTGATGTCATTTtcgattgtaagccatatggcagattgtcttgttttgttttattctgtacagcgccatgaaaattgatggcactttatacatattattaataataataattctgtctgTATTACATTGCAGcccaatattattaataataataattctggtctGTATTACATTGCAGCCCAAACAGCCTTTCCTGGCCATCCATCGGGAAAGGTTGTGGCCGGGAATAGGCTGCCTGTGTTTATTCCGCTCTTCCTTGCCTGTATCCTGGAGAACATTTTGGGACAGGCTGGGCCTGTACAGGAgggttgcggggtggggtgggtccacTTAAAccaaaaatggaaccagactgctgacGCTAAACATAACAAAGAGTTTTTAAACTAAATGCTGTGGAAAGCCAACAGGGGCTGGGAAACATCCGTTTTGGGTTAAATCATCCCAAGaggaagatggaaatgtttttgattgtGTCCCAATGCAGAATGGGATGAAACAGTCCATGAGTACATGGTAAAACATGACAGCCAATCCAAGATGCCTAAAggtgacaggaaaaaaaaatgcacatgctgtttcaaagataggtttgttgcaaatgaggaatgcagtattatataaaaataaaacttttattgcctcaaacaaacatagcttctaactaacttctctccagccctgactgactcctgagagtgctgagtcactgactgctgtgtcacctcctgattgggcgagtattccttcaatcaaagtctgtgtccctgacttccttttccatctaacttcctgtgtgtctcacttagttctacctattgatacatctttccttttttttttaattttaaccaacaatatattacaactcccatttacccccccaaaaaagttaaacatagtcttgtagatggtgtggcttctgtaccaggcgacctgctcgagttcttacttgttttgctataggagatgtagtttctctggggtgataagcagtatcatgggtatccctaggatgtgagggcatttcaactatctccccagtctctctggcaggggattccgaatgacctcttgcctggatgccagactgtgaagtgggtgctctctcctcctggaattgctgttcttggttgtggttctgcacacctgcatttgatactagttggctgctcctccgcagatgtctacgatttcttctgaagacttgaccctctggtgtcaccacctcaaatgaccatgtgttcacttgcctttgtacttctgcctttcgccattccttgttctcttgccctgctggctgaatccagacttgctca
This window of the Elgaria multicarinata webbii isolate HBS135686 ecotype San Diego chromosome 3, rElgMul1.1.pri, whole genome shotgun sequence genome carries:
- the LOC134396362 gene encoding gastrula zinc finger protein XlCGF26.1-like, which codes for MHTGEKPFECSQCGKTFRWKGTLEIHQRIHAGAAEKPFECSQCGKRFFSKYSVTHHQLVHREDKPLKCLECRKSFSNKHDLAKHQRVHTGEKPFTCLECGKAFTQKGALTVHQRRHSGEKPFKCLECGKSFKSKNGLSLHQRMHTGEKPFECSQCGKTFRWKGTLEIHQRIHTDEKPFECSQCGKRFFSQYSVTRHQLVHKEDKPLKCLECRKSFSDKHDLAKHQRIHTGEKPFTCLECGKAFSQKRVLIAHQRIHSGEKPFECLECGKNFRWKVSLAIHQRIHTDTEEKPFECLQCGKRFFSRYSVTRHQLIHREDKPYKCLECRKSFSDKHDLARHQRIHTGEKPFTCLGCGKTFREKGALTVHKRIHSGEKPFECLECGKRFCQKGALQGHQRKHTGEKPFKCLECGKGFLFSSALDVHQRTHTGEKPFKCLECGKRFSAKNCLTLHQRMHTGEKPFECLECGKSFTDKPGLARHQRIHTGEKPFQCLQCGKSFSERRSLIYHQTTLTGEMPFNCLVLAKRFRKRGAQQYDQSVHTETSLEEESNTQEQPSPTVILGQGLGSCSSDASSKVPSNTFHPVLSPAVIPDFPPTTLSSTEHRSQCIRWDTQSHGGRAYLTPRVPFLPGNALEEGPSQKHWSTYETDSDATA
- the LOC134395728 gene encoding gastrula zinc finger protein XlCGF64.1-like, translating into MVQQKTPKEAREKKPPVSGKTISHKSTLGDHGTTNGAKKRHKCHECGKRFKGNADLRAHQRTHTGEKPFDCLDCGKVFRQKRALTVHQKTHSGKKSFECLECEKRFCRKAALQLHQRRHSGEKPFKCLECGKAFYRSIDLQEHQRTHTGEKPFKCLECGKSFSLKNSLTKHQRMHTGEKPFECSQCGKSFKWKGTLTIHQRIHTDRGEKPFECSHCRKRFLSRHSVTRHQIIHREDKPFKCLECSKNFGDKHGLARHQRIHTGEKPFICRSCGKAFREKGALTAHQRRHSREKPFKCLECGKSFKSKNGLSLHQRIRTGEKPFI